A section of the Hirschia baltica ATCC 49814 genome encodes:
- a CDS encoding HAD-IIA family hydrolase, translated as MTNGGEQHLGRANKQAILEAKGYLVDWDGCCAIENSIVPSAEKFLRFNHARTAIVSNNSSNTIAEFQYVLQKSGIFMRSEQIILAGIESIKRAVELESKRTLVLGSLSMRAAARAHGLTLENEDVDLVILMRDTRFNYQRLERAVNAILNGARLIISNPDLTHPGVDGRVKPETGALLAALGACIDLSSVELEIIGKPSQIIFDKGCKSIDLESSEVVMFGDNPVTDIAGAKAFGMHSILASPTPSIFFQNILDTLKIF; from the coding sequence ATGACAAATGGAGGTGAACAGCACCTTGGAAGGGCCAATAAACAAGCCATTCTTGAAGCCAAAGGTTATCTAGTAGATTGGGATGGTTGCTGCGCTATTGAGAACAGCATAGTACCGAGCGCAGAGAAATTCTTACGGTTTAATCACGCAAGAACAGCAATTGTTTCTAATAATTCTTCAAATACCATTGCAGAGTTTCAATACGTACTTCAAAAATCTGGCATATTTATGCGAAGCGAACAGATTATTTTAGCAGGCATTGAATCCATCAAACGAGCAGTTGAATTAGAATCTAAACGTACACTCGTCCTAGGGAGTTTGAGTATGCGCGCCGCTGCGCGCGCGCATGGATTAACCTTAGAAAATGAGGATGTCGACCTCGTGATACTCATGCGTGATACGCGCTTTAATTACCAACGGCTCGAACGTGCTGTAAATGCTATTTTAAACGGAGCGCGGTTAATAATCAGCAACCCTGACCTTACGCATCCTGGGGTAGATGGTCGAGTAAAACCAGAAACCGGTGCTTTATTAGCTGCACTCGGGGCATGCATTGATTTATCCTCGGTGGAATTAGAAATTATTGGTAAGCCTTCTCAAATTATCTTCGACAAAGGGTGCAAATCAATAGACTTAGAGTCTAGTGAAGTCGTTATGTTTGGTGACAATCCGGTAACAGATATTGCAGGTGCCAAAGCATTTGGGATGCATTCAATCTTAGCCTCCCCTACACCTTCCATTTTCTTTCAAAATATACTCGATACGCTCAAAATCTTTTAA
- a CDS encoding MurR/RpiR family transcriptional regulator: MSTEHTKRGARKAGDAFIGNVISRIRIRKDSLGPSTSTIADYVLGHANAVVGMSVTELAEATGTSEGSVINLCRQLGLSGFQQLKLSLAQEVVRPVQFIHEDLQPSDDTSTVCQKMFHAGSEALRETLSILDPDAISMAVDVIRSADRVEIYGIGSSAPIAEDAQYRMLRIGLDAKVVVDSHIQAISASRTGPNVAVLTISHSGSTHETLAATRLARDAGAKTIIITNFASSPLQAYADVKLYTMARETKFRSEAMTSRIAQLCILDVLIAALALDDYERATTVLRQTSEVLSIKRF; the protein is encoded by the coding sequence TTGTCTACGGAACATACTAAACGAGGTGCGCGTAAAGCAGGTGATGCTTTCATAGGTAATGTGATCAGTCGTATCCGTATTCGTAAAGATTCATTGGGGCCAAGTACCTCTACTATCGCAGATTATGTTTTAGGTCATGCCAATGCTGTTGTGGGAATGTCTGTGACAGAACTAGCTGAGGCGACTGGCACCAGTGAGGGGAGTGTCATCAATCTTTGTCGGCAATTAGGTTTATCTGGGTTTCAGCAGCTAAAACTTAGTTTGGCTCAAGAAGTTGTAAGACCAGTTCAATTTATTCATGAAGATCTGCAGCCAAGTGATGATACATCCACTGTTTGCCAGAAGATGTTTCACGCAGGTAGCGAGGCATTACGAGAAACACTTTCAATTTTAGACCCAGATGCCATTTCTATGGCTGTAGATGTCATCAGATCCGCTGACCGTGTAGAGATATATGGGATTGGATCTTCAGCTCCAATCGCAGAGGATGCGCAGTATAGAATGTTGCGTATAGGGCTTGATGCTAAGGTCGTGGTTGATAGTCACATTCAAGCAATCAGTGCGTCACGAACAGGGCCAAATGTTGCAGTTCTGACTATATCACATTCTGGCTCTACACATGAGACTTTGGCAGCAACGCGCCTAGCTAGAGATGCTGGTGCAAAAACAATTATTATAACTAATTTCGCAAGCTCGCCTTTGCAGGCTTATGCTGACGTCAAACTTTACACGATGGCTCGAGAAACCAAATTTCGTTCCGAGGCTATGACAAGTCGTATTGCTCAACTTTGTATCCTTGATGTTCTTATAGCAGCGCTTGCGTTGGATGATTATGAGCGCGCTACGACAGTTTTGCGGCAAACTTCAGAAGTCTTATCCATTAAAAGATTTTGA
- a CDS encoding error-prone DNA polymerase, translated as MVYAWSICVTPQYAELAVTTNFSFLRGASHAEEFVAQAKNLGLSAIGIADRNTLAGVVRAHVAAKEHGVRLLIGARLDLTDGISLLCYPTDRAAYGRLSHLLSDGKMRAPKGECHISLENVIAYADGQVFIVIPPMQPDAVFEEKLQILMEKFASSLEGSSPSPDKKIYMALIHQYGGKNRERLAQIAALASKYNLPLIATNNVLYHVSSRRPLQDILTCIREHVSLEDAGYLLEPNAERHLKSPSEMVRLFHGFKEAIEHTQKIVEACQFSLDELRYEYPDEPVPRGKTPQEHLIDIAWKGAEWRYPEGVPEKVQKSLNYELGLIGELHVAQYFLTVHDIVKWAREQEILCQGRGSAANSAVCYCLGITSVDPKVNDLLFDRFLSRERKEPPDIDVDFEHERREEVIQYVYERYGRHRAALTATVISYRPRSAVREVCKAFGLSEDVATALAKTNWGAYGKTISDKQAGESGLDPRNETIQRVLHFTRQLIGFPRHLSQHVGGFVLTQGPLVETVPIGNAAMDERTFIEWDKDDIDALGIMKVDILALGMLSCIRKCFDMLRLYKGLEYNLATVPQDDPAVYDMLCKADSVGVFQVESRAQMSMLPRLRPRVFYDLVIEVAIVRPGPIQGDMVHPYLRRRKRIETVRYPSPAPEHGPPDELENILKRTLGVPLFQEQAMQVAIDAAKFTPDEANGLRKAMATFRRNGTMGLYEDKFINGLTNRGYKPDFAQACFNQVKGFGDYGFPESHAASFALLVYVSSWLKCHHPEVFCAAILNSQPMGFYAPAQLVRDAREHDVEVRPPDVNYSDWDSLLEPKEDGTFAVRLGLRQIEGLSETHIQTLMDRRQDGYYTPEILRQRTGLPRGALERLAAADAFRSMGLDRREALWAIRGQTQEAPSELFACSATKEQGREAEVKLPEMPMSEHVIQDYHATRLSLKAHPVSFLRERYSRMGIRTTKEIYELRSGSRVMVGGVVLVRQRPGTASGVVFVTLEDETGVANLIVWPKVMERFRPIVMGAYLIAVKGRVQTADNVTHILAEEIIDRTLDLEFLTEDSQYVQSKGGEGKAWPVYALKSEAARHPRNVRAIPTSRDFH; from the coding sequence ATGGTATATGCATGGAGTATTTGCGTGACTCCGCAATATGCCGAATTGGCTGTCACGACGAATTTTTCTTTCTTGCGGGGTGCCAGTCATGCTGAAGAATTTGTTGCACAGGCCAAAAATTTAGGATTATCGGCGATTGGTATCGCAGATCGCAATACGTTGGCGGGTGTGGTGCGGGCGCATGTTGCAGCCAAAGAACATGGTGTGCGTTTGCTCATCGGTGCGAGGTTGGACCTCACAGATGGTATAAGTCTTTTATGTTACCCAACAGACCGGGCTGCTTATGGGCGTTTGTCACATCTATTATCAGATGGGAAAATGCGCGCACCGAAAGGGGAGTGTCATATCTCCTTGGAGAATGTGATTGCGTATGCTGATGGACAAGTTTTTATTGTTATTCCTCCAATGCAGCCAGATGCTGTTTTTGAAGAAAAATTGCAAATATTGATGGAAAAATTTGCTTCCTCTTTAGAGGGGAGCAGTCCATCTCCCGATAAAAAAATCTATATGGCGCTTATCCATCAATATGGCGGTAAAAATCGTGAAAGATTGGCGCAAATAGCTGCCTTGGCATCCAAGTATAATTTGCCTCTTATTGCGACAAATAATGTGCTTTATCATGTTTCAAGCAGGCGACCGCTGCAGGATATTCTCACTTGTATTCGAGAGCATGTTTCGCTTGAGGACGCTGGGTATTTACTAGAGCCTAATGCTGAGCGTCATCTCAAATCTCCCTCAGAAATGGTGCGCCTTTTCCATGGTTTTAAAGAGGCGATTGAGCATACGCAGAAGATTGTCGAAGCGTGTCAATTCTCCCTTGATGAGTTGCGATATGAATATCCAGATGAGCCTGTCCCGCGAGGGAAAACGCCTCAAGAGCATTTGATTGATATAGCGTGGAAGGGAGCTGAATGGCGTTATCCAGAAGGTGTGCCTGAGAAGGTCCAAAAATCTTTAAATTACGAGCTTGGCCTTATCGGAGAGCTGCATGTTGCGCAGTATTTTTTGACTGTGCATGACATTGTGAAATGGGCACGTGAACAGGAAATATTGTGTCAGGGACGGGGATCTGCGGCTAATTCAGCTGTATGTTATTGCCTCGGAATTACGAGTGTGGATCCTAAGGTCAATGATTTGCTGTTTGATCGTTTCTTATCTCGTGAACGTAAAGAGCCGCCTGATATTGACGTAGATTTCGAACACGAGCGCCGTGAAGAAGTTATCCAATATGTTTATGAGCGTTATGGTCGCCATCGCGCTGCACTTACCGCGACAGTTATTAGTTATCGGCCTCGTTCTGCTGTGCGCGAGGTCTGCAAAGCTTTTGGCTTGAGCGAGGACGTGGCAACAGCACTTGCAAAAACAAACTGGGGTGCATACGGCAAAACAATCTCTGATAAACAGGCCGGTGAGAGTGGGCTTGATCCGCGTAATGAAACTATTCAGCGTGTTTTGCATTTCACACGGCAATTAATTGGTTTTCCTAGACATTTATCTCAGCATGTTGGGGGATTTGTACTGACGCAGGGGCCTTTGGTGGAGACTGTGCCCATTGGTAATGCGGCTATGGATGAGCGCACATTTATTGAATGGGATAAGGACGACATTGATGCGCTCGGCATTATGAAAGTCGATATTCTAGCACTGGGCATGCTAAGCTGTATCCGAAAATGCTTTGATATGCTGCGGCTTTATAAGGGGTTAGAGTATAATCTAGCGACAGTACCTCAAGATGACCCAGCTGTTTATGATATGTTGTGTAAGGCAGATAGTGTCGGTGTGTTTCAGGTCGAAAGCCGTGCGCAAATGAGTATGTTGCCGCGCCTAAGACCAAGAGTTTTCTATGATTTAGTGATTGAGGTTGCGATTGTCCGTCCTGGTCCTATTCAGGGGGATATGGTGCATCCTTATTTGCGACGCAGGAAGCGCATTGAGACTGTTCGTTATCCATCTCCTGCGCCTGAGCATGGTCCGCCGGATGAGTTGGAGAATATTTTGAAGCGGACATTGGGTGTGCCGCTGTTTCAAGAACAAGCCATGCAAGTGGCAATTGATGCAGCCAAATTCACACCTGATGAAGCAAATGGTTTGCGTAAAGCTATGGCGACGTTTCGGCGTAATGGCACGATGGGACTATATGAGGATAAATTTATAAACGGCCTCACCAATCGTGGATATAAACCAGATTTTGCGCAGGCTTGTTTTAATCAAGTTAAAGGCTTTGGAGATTATGGTTTCCCCGAAAGCCATGCAGCGAGTTTTGCTTTGCTTGTCTATGTTTCTTCATGGCTTAAATGCCATCATCCAGAGGTGTTTTGCGCTGCGATTTTAAATTCACAACCTATGGGGTTTTATGCACCAGCTCAACTTGTTCGAGACGCGCGCGAGCATGATGTAGAGGTGCGTCCGCCTGATGTGAATTATTCTGATTGGGATAGTCTTTTGGAGCCTAAGGAAGATGGGACATTCGCAGTGCGTCTTGGGCTAAGACAGATTGAAGGTTTAAGCGAAACACACATTCAAACTCTTATGGATAGGCGTCAAGATGGTTATTATACACCTGAAATATTACGCCAGCGGACAGGGTTGCCGCGTGGGGCATTAGAGCGATTAGCAGCTGCGGATGCGTTTCGTTCTATGGGGTTAGATAGGCGTGAAGCTCTATGGGCTATTCGGGGGCAAACACAAGAGGCTCCTTCTGAGCTGTTTGCGTGTTCTGCTACGAAAGAACAGGGTCGCGAGGCAGAAGTCAAACTTCCTGAAATGCCAATGTCTGAGCATGTGATCCAAGATTATCATGCAACGCGATTATCTTTAAAGGCCCATCCAGTTTCATTCCTGCGGGAGCGGTATTCAAGAATGGGGATTCGTACAACTAAGGAAATATACGAATTGCGCAGTGGGTCGCGTGTGATGGTGGGCGGTGTTGTGCTTGTCCGTCAACGCCCAGGAACAGCTTCTGGAGTTGTATTTGTGACGTTGGAAGATGAAACAGGTGTGGCTAATCTTATTGTGTGGCCTAAAGTGATGGAACGTTTTCGTCCTATTGTGATGGGGGCATATCTGATTGCGGTAAAAGGGCGTGTGCAAACTGCAGATAATGTGACGCATATTTTGGCCGAAGAAATCATAGACCGCACACTTGATCTGGAATTTCTGACTGAAGACTCTCAGTATGTTCAATCCAAAGGAGGTGAGGGTAAAGCTTGGCCTGTCTATGCTTTAAAATCTGAAGCTGCACGTCATCCCCGTAATGTTAGAGCGATCCCAACAAGTCGTGATTTTCATTAG
- a CDS encoding Y-family DNA polymerase — protein MWPLDRLRRKKSRQLKDKPKKSGKTVKRIPFVLVEKGRHGIEVVAANEAAQSRNIYSGLAFTDARARTPDLVFEEIDRVADRNALQKLADWMVRFSPRVSTDGNDAIVMEITGLDHLFGGEAKLMERIRACLQTNGYISQIAIAGTFGAANALARYRINIGDVFVSQLGHEKQDLADLSVKALRLSDKTVQLLRKFGLTRIDQLYGLDRKALTRRFASREAADAVVLRLDQALGIRHEPIKPVIAEPEWAMRMSCPEPVAAQDGVEYALDHLLSQLCHKLDMHGVGARDFCLYAFGVDGKCSHISASSASAVRDANHIRRLLKEHVETINPGFGIDLFMLSAARIEGLDHDAKPLAADMVGGFDEEAFIRLADRLAVRLGEKAVQMPIFHESHVPERSESFSQFATHLMEARSLSRAMGPRPLRMFEMPEHVEVMAEVPDGPPARLIWRRVMRKIVRADGPERIAPEWWKLSEKGARARDYYRIEDEEGCRYWIYRHGLYDDNRGGPPQWYMHGVFA, from the coding sequence ATGTGGCCACTGGATCGGTTGCGCCGCAAGAAATCTCGTCAGTTAAAGGACAAACCGAAAAAATCAGGCAAAACGGTTAAACGTATTCCTTTTGTTTTGGTCGAAAAAGGCCGGCATGGCATTGAAGTTGTTGCAGCTAATGAAGCGGCGCAAAGCCGAAATATATATTCTGGCTTAGCGTTTACAGATGCACGTGCACGTACGCCTGATCTGGTGTTTGAGGAGATTGATAGAGTAGCTGATAGAAATGCACTGCAAAAACTGGCTGATTGGATGGTACGTTTTTCTCCACGTGTTAGTACTGATGGAAATGATGCGATCGTTATGGAAATAACCGGACTTGATCATTTGTTTGGTGGAGAAGCTAAACTTATGGAGCGGATTAGGGCGTGTTTACAGACAAATGGTTATATATCTCAAATTGCAATAGCGGGTACATTTGGGGCGGCGAATGCACTTGCGCGATATCGTATAAATATTGGTGATGTGTTTGTTTCTCAATTGGGTCATGAAAAACAAGATTTAGCAGACCTTTCGGTAAAAGCTTTGCGGTTGTCAGATAAGACAGTTCAGCTTTTGCGTAAATTCGGACTCACTCGCATAGATCAGCTTTATGGGTTAGACCGAAAAGCGCTGACGCGGCGGTTTGCATCACGTGAAGCAGCTGATGCTGTGGTATTAAGGCTCGATCAAGCGTTGGGGATACGTCATGAGCCGATCAAACCTGTAATAGCTGAACCTGAATGGGCTATGCGGATGTCATGCCCAGAACCTGTGGCCGCGCAAGACGGTGTGGAATACGCGCTAGACCACCTTTTATCTCAACTTTGTCATAAGCTCGATATGCATGGTGTGGGCGCTCGCGATTTTTGCCTTTATGCCTTTGGTGTTGATGGTAAATGTTCACATATCAGCGCATCATCGGCGAGTGCTGTGCGTGATGCAAATCATATTAGGCGATTGTTGAAAGAACATGTTGAAACGATCAATCCGGGCTTTGGAATTGATCTTTTTATGTTGTCAGCAGCACGTATTGAAGGTCTGGATCATGATGCGAAGCCTCTAGCGGCTGACATGGTCGGGGGATTTGATGAAGAGGCTTTTATACGTCTGGCAGATAGGCTTGCTGTCCGCTTAGGCGAAAAAGCTGTGCAAATGCCAATATTCCATGAAAGTCATGTGCCAGAGCGATCTGAAAGCTTCTCACAATTTGCAACGCATTTGATGGAAGCAAGGAGCTTATCTCGCGCAATGGGACCTAGACCCTTACGCATGTTTGAAATGCCCGAGCATGTTGAAGTTATGGCTGAAGTTCCAGATGGGCCACCTGCACGTCTTATATGGCGGCGAGTCATGCGTAAGATTGTGCGGGCGGATGGACCAGAGCGCATTGCGCCGGAATGGTGGAAGCTTTCAGAAAAAGGTGCACGGGCGCGCGACTATTACCGCATTGAAGATGAAGAGGGGTGTCGCTACTGGATTTATCGTCATGGTCTTTACGATGATAATCGCGGGGGACCACCGCAATGGTATATGCATGGAGTATTTGCGTGA
- a CDS encoding ImuA family protein, with protein sequence MNVLAFIPDRSESSKVLPLKAEEEAVFPFGLGQKGLHECAEKNYGDMSALTGFVLANIEPKSAILWVKQYKFVQEHGRALPSGVELFNNKKSHWMHVVVSKPIDALWAIEEGLKSSALDLVIGEVEEADFTATRRLKLASERYGVPVVLLMPHTREGISACDARWRINSQPSAFNSYDAKALGSPCWRVVLERCRSAPSRAGEAFNLEYDDEALSLRVAPYVATGSVAPQEISSVKGQTEKIRQNG encoded by the coding sequence ATGAATGTTTTAGCTTTTATACCTGACCGTTCTGAGTCATCCAAAGTGCTACCTCTAAAGGCAGAGGAAGAAGCTGTTTTCCCATTTGGTTTGGGGCAAAAAGGTCTGCATGAGTGCGCGGAAAAAAACTATGGAGACATGAGTGCGCTGACTGGGTTTGTGTTGGCAAATATAGAGCCTAAAAGTGCAATACTCTGGGTGAAACAATATAAGTTTGTTCAAGAGCATGGCCGAGCCTTACCAAGCGGTGTGGAGCTATTCAACAATAAGAAATCACATTGGATGCATGTTGTTGTTTCTAAACCTATAGATGCATTATGGGCGATTGAAGAGGGATTAAAATCTAGCGCTTTAGACCTTGTGATTGGTGAAGTTGAAGAAGCTGACTTTACTGCAACGCGTCGATTGAAACTGGCAAGTGAACGCTATGGTGTTCCTGTTGTTTTGCTTATGCCTCACACACGTGAGGGGATTAGCGCATGTGATGCACGTTGGCGCATTAATTCACAGCCCTCCGCCTTTAATTCTTATGATGCCAAAGCCCTAGGTTCACCGTGTTGGAGAGTTGTCTTGGAGAGATGTCGATCAGCACCGTCACGGGCGGGGGAAGCATTTAATTTGGAGTATGATGATGAAGCGCTATCTTTACGTGTGGCTCCCTATGTGGCCACTGGATCGGTTGCGCCGCAAGAAATCTCGTCAGTTAAAGGACAAACCGAAAAAATCAGGCAAAACGGTTAA
- a CDS encoding aldehyde dehydrogenase (NADP(+)) produces the protein MICGTHYIDGQWVASSDTFVSHTLTGKANSFSIGSAIEVDQAVQAAEKAFEKFAQSTREDRALFLIEISTQIKARIADIVAIAMDETGLPEARLIGECARTTGQLELFAETIRDGHYLDRRHDPALPERSPLPRPDLKLIQRPVGPVAVFGASNFPLAFSVAGGDTASALAAGCPVVVKGHSAHPGTSEMVAKAIATAIEICGLPTGVFSLLQGDNRELGTSLVKHPLVSAVGFTGSLRGGRALYDLCAARPNPIPFFGELGAVNPVFVLPNANVLQAGELGSTWANSVTMGVGQFCTNPGVVFALDTPDLDEFIDAALIVMEDFSSQNMLTEGMAKAYDAACQKVSSFEGVEVKLQTGNSSRKVGAQLYTTTGRYWQAEPEIHDEVFGPCGIIVRVQDEGELIDIARNLVGQLTCTLHLGEEDALLAKALMPILERKAGRILVNGFPTGVEVCDSMVHGGPYPASTNFGATSVGTMSIRRFLRPVCFQNMPSELLPREVFD, from the coding sequence ATGATTTGCGGTACACACTATATTGATGGTCAATGGGTTGCGTCTTCCGATACCTTTGTGTCCCATACTTTGACAGGGAAGGCGAATTCGTTTTCCATTGGTTCAGCAATAGAGGTAGATCAAGCCGTTCAAGCTGCTGAAAAAGCATTTGAGAAATTTGCTCAATCGACGCGCGAAGATCGCGCACTTTTTTTGATTGAAATATCGACACAGATTAAAGCTCGAATAGCCGACATTGTCGCAATTGCGATGGATGAGACAGGATTACCTGAAGCACGATTGATTGGTGAGTGTGCTCGTACGACCGGACAATTAGAACTATTTGCAGAAACAATTCGCGACGGACATTATCTAGATAGGCGGCATGATCCTGCATTGCCTGAAAGAAGCCCTTTACCTCGCCCTGATTTGAAATTGATTCAAAGACCTGTGGGCCCTGTTGCCGTATTTGGTGCGTCGAATTTTCCGTTGGCGTTTTCAGTGGCAGGCGGAGATACTGCATCTGCTCTTGCTGCAGGTTGTCCGGTGGTTGTAAAAGGACATTCTGCTCACCCGGGCACAAGCGAAATGGTGGCGAAGGCCATAGCGACAGCGATTGAGATATGTGGGCTACCCACAGGGGTGTTTTCTCTCTTGCAAGGAGACAATCGGGAATTAGGCACTAGCTTGGTCAAACATCCGTTGGTCAGTGCTGTCGGGTTTACCGGTTCGCTTCGCGGGGGGCGTGCTTTGTATGATTTATGTGCTGCTCGGCCCAATCCTATCCCATTTTTCGGAGAGTTAGGGGCGGTAAACCCTGTCTTTGTCCTTCCAAATGCCAATGTGCTACAAGCAGGTGAACTTGGTTCCACTTGGGCTAATTCTGTTACAATGGGTGTTGGTCAATTTTGTACAAACCCGGGTGTTGTTTTTGCACTCGATACGCCGGACCTTGATGAATTCATCGACGCAGCTCTGATTGTCATGGAGGATTTTAGCTCTCAAAATATGCTAACGGAAGGCATGGCCAAGGCTTATGATGCGGCATGTCAGAAAGTGTCTTCTTTCGAGGGGGTCGAAGTTAAGCTTCAAACGGGCAATTCGTCTCGTAAGGTTGGAGCGCAGCTTTATACGACAACGGGGAGATACTGGCAGGCTGAACCGGAAATACATGATGAAGTGTTTGGCCCTTGTGGTATTATTGTACGCGTCCAAGATGAAGGCGAACTTATTGATATCGCTAGAAATTTAGTCGGGCAACTCACGTGTACGCTACATCTTGGTGAGGAGGATGCCTTGCTTGCAAAGGCACTGATGCCCATTCTCGAACGCAAGGCCGGCCGTATTTTAGTGAATGGATTTCCAACAGGTGTAGAAGTTTGCGACTCTATGGTGCATGGGGGGCCTTATCCGGCCTCCACTAACTTTGGGGCTACTTCTGTGGGAACAATGTCGATTCGTCGTTTCTTACGCCCAGTTTGTTTCCAAAATATGCCTTCAGAGCTTCTTCCAAGGGAAGTGTTTGACTAG